A window of the Cicer arietinum cultivar CDC Frontier isolate Library 1 chromosome 6, Cicar.CDCFrontier_v2.0, whole genome shotgun sequence genome harbors these coding sequences:
- the LOC105852716 gene encoding uncharacterized protein translates to MLDFQVGNMPFGSDFGNQSGNAMQIDRGSSWMPGPSENLVQHSGPLGPQSVVSVLVGAANQPLRPPALTPEMEKALLQQVMSLTPEQINLLPPEQRNQVLQLQLMLRK, encoded by the exons ATGCTTGATTTTCAGGTTGGAAATATGCCATTCGGGTCTGATTTCGGTAATCAATCTGGAAATGCAATGCAAATTGATAGAGGGTCTTCTTGGATGCCTGGTCCATCAGAAAATCTAGTACAGCATTCTGGTCCTCTGGGACCACAATCTGTGGTTTCTGTTCTGGTGGGTGCTGCTAATCAGCCTCTTAGGCCCCCTGCG TTGACGCCAGAGATGGAGAAGGCACTGCTTCAGCAAGTCATGAGTCTCACACCAGAGCAGATAAATCTTTTGCCTCCGGAACAAAGAAATCAAGTGCTGCAACTGCAACTGATGTTGCGTAAATGA